Proteins encoded within one genomic window of Manduca sexta isolate Smith_Timp_Sample1 chromosome 18, JHU_Msex_v1.0, whole genome shotgun sequence:
- the LOC115439744 gene encoding mitoferrin isoform X2, whose translation MQSLRTAHNSTIRETFRYMVQREGLLRPVRGLSAVVLGAGPAHACFFATYEHCKMTLSHLTRHRHDHITHGLSGCLASLMHDAVSNPAEVVKQRLQMLNSPYRGVWECARHVYRTEGARAFYRSYGTQVAMNVPFQALHFVTYEWCQSIINPARKYDPRAHALSGAAAGALAAAATTPLDVCKTVLNTQESARAEGLAQAAAQVLRATGPLGFLKGVRPRVLYQMPATAICWLTYETFKHMLGDGGEEQSSGAATTTATAAGGGGAVQASAGAPSAAATPLACAALRLAAASPEVPATTLTRT comes from the exons GCCTGTGCGCGGTCTGTCGGCCGTGGTGCTGGGCGCCGGGCCCGCGCATGCGTGCTTCTTCGCCACCTACGAGCACTGCAAGATGACGCTCTCGCACCTAACGCGACATCGGCATGACCACATCACACACG GTTTGTCAGGGTGCCTAGCGTCGCTCATGCACGACGCAGTTTCGAATCCAGCTGAAG TGGTGAAGCAGAGGCTACAGATGCTGAACTCGCCGTACCGCGGCGTGTGGGAGTGCGCGCGGCACGTGTACCGCACGGAGGGCGCGCGCGCCTTCTACCGCTCCTACGGCACGCAAGTCGCCATGAACGTGCCCTTCCAGGCGCTGCACTTCGTCACGTACGAGTGGTGCCAGTCCATCATCAACCCGGCGCGCAAGTACGACCCGCGCGCGCACGCGCTCAGCGGAGCCGCGGccggcgcgctcgccgccgccgccaccacgCCGCTCGACGTGTGCAAGACCGTGCTCAACACGCAGGAGTCGGCGCGCGCCGAGGGGCTGGCGCAGGCCGCCGCGCAGGTGCTGCGCGCCACCGGCCCGCTCGGCTTCCTCAAGGGCGTGCGCCCGCGCGTGCTCTACCAGATGCCCGCCACTGCCATCTGCTGGCTCACTTacgaaactttcaaacacatgcTT GGTGACGGTGGCGAGGAGCAAAGTTCCGGAGCGGCGACGACGACAGCgacggcggcgggcggcggcggcgcggtgcAGGCGAGTGCGGGCGCGCCGTCGGCGGCGGCCACTCCGCTGGCGTGCGCGGCGCTGCGGCTGGCGGCGGCGTCGCCCGAGGTGCCCGCCACCACGCTCACGCGCACTTAG